One segment of Rubripirellula amarantea DNA contains the following:
- a CDS encoding DUF4142 domain-containing protein, which produces MSTIRLTLASLAITAFTGFSAAQAQEDSPNQSKSLDRQSQVGHPHEGSETNQGDRYEARRASTNDDRSENAHHDYLAQGPTIEEAILQKLKKGNEAEIELAKLAMNKTDNEDVRQLCQTLIQDHEACIEKIQQTSAKRNAQSHIEASMNQSATVPKQLCRIAEVACENSLMMTKEMLSNYEGQDFNMAFLGQQCVAHTTMLAELKAIENTGPQELQPIAQDAIGKVKKHLERCKEIAKQLEDDRDKPSS; this is translated from the coding sequence ATGTCCACCATTCGCCTCACGCTCGCATCACTCGCTATCACTGCTTTCACAGGCTTTTCCGCTGCCCAGGCTCAGGAAGACTCGCCGAACCAGTCGAAATCACTCGACCGTCAATCACAAGTTGGTCACCCTCATGAAGGCTCGGAAACCAACCAAGGTGATCGGTACGAAGCTCGCCGAGCGTCCACCAATGATGATCGCTCAGAAAATGCTCATCACGACTATCTAGCTCAAGGCCCAACCATCGAAGAAGCGATTCTTCAAAAACTAAAGAAGGGAAACGAGGCAGAGATTGAACTGGCAAAGCTGGCGATGAACAAAACCGACAACGAGGATGTCCGGCAGCTATGTCAAACCCTGATTCAGGATCATGAGGCCTGCATTGAAAAGATCCAGCAAACGAGTGCCAAAAGAAATGCTCAAAGTCACATTGAAGCTTCGATGAATCAATCAGCGACCGTGCCGAAGCAACTCTGCCGGATCGCCGAAGTTGCCTGCGAAAACTCATTGATGATGACGAAGGAAATGCTTAGCAATTACGAAGGCCAAGACTTCAACATGGCATTTCTCGGACAGCAATGCGTGGCACATACGACGATGTTGGCTGAATTGAAGGCAATTGAAAACACAGGTCCTCAAGAGCTTCAGCCAATCGCCCAAGACGCAATCGGCAAGGTTAAGAAGCATCTGGAACGTTGCAAAGAAATCGCCAAGCAACTCGAAGACGATCGCGACAAGCCATCGTCATAA
- a CDS encoding zinc-dependent alcohol dehydrogenase — translation MKAVCWHGRRDMRVDNVDDPKIEDPRDAIIRITATAICGSDLHLYNGVMPTMEAGDVVGHEPMGEVVEVGSAITNLMKGDRVVVPFTLACGSCFFCNRDLFSLCDNSNRNAEKARQAIGQSPSGMLGYSHMMGGYAGGQAEYLRVPYADVGPVKVPDGIPDEQVLFLSDIFPTGYMAAENCGIEAGDTVAVWGCGPVAQFAIQSAWMLGAGRVIAIDRVENRLELARTKGKAETIHFENEDVQERLMEMTKGRGPDCCIDAVGAEAHSAGVVREFVDDAREAMHVPSNHPYALAEAILCCRKGGTVSIPGVYTAPLSGVPMHAAMNKGLTMKMGQTHMQHYMKPLLEKVIAGEIDPSFIITHRGTLDDAPSLYETFDARSDDCVKVVLTP, via the coding sequence ATGAAGGCTGTTTGTTGGCATGGACGTAGAGACATGCGAGTCGACAATGTCGACGATCCGAAGATTGAAGATCCGCGAGACGCGATCATCCGAATCACCGCGACTGCGATTTGTGGAAGTGACTTACACTTGTACAACGGAGTCATGCCGACGATGGAAGCCGGTGACGTGGTCGGACATGAACCCATGGGTGAAGTGGTCGAAGTTGGGTCGGCAATCACGAACCTTATGAAAGGTGATCGTGTCGTCGTGCCGTTCACCCTAGCTTGCGGGTCGTGTTTTTTCTGTAATCGCGACCTCTTTTCGCTATGCGACAACAGCAATCGTAACGCGGAAAAAGCTCGCCAAGCGATTGGTCAATCGCCTTCCGGCATGCTCGGATACTCGCACATGATGGGTGGTTACGCTGGCGGACAAGCAGAGTACCTTCGTGTTCCCTACGCCGACGTTGGCCCCGTGAAGGTTCCCGATGGCATACCCGATGAACAAGTTCTTTTTCTCTCTGATATTTTTCCGACCGGGTATATGGCGGCTGAGAATTGTGGCATCGAAGCGGGCGACACCGTTGCCGTTTGGGGCTGCGGACCAGTGGCACAGTTTGCGATTCAAAGCGCATGGATGCTGGGTGCCGGACGCGTGATCGCGATTGACCGGGTCGAAAACCGTCTTGAGCTAGCTCGAACAAAAGGGAAAGCCGAAACGATTCACTTCGAGAATGAAGACGTTCAAGAACGACTAATGGAAATGACGAAAGGTCGTGGTCCCGACTGCTGTATTGATGCCGTCGGCGCTGAGGCTCACTCCGCCGGCGTTGTCCGTGAATTCGTAGACGACGCTCGTGAGGCGATGCACGTTCCATCGAACCATCCCTATGCGTTAGCGGAAGCGATTCTATGTTGTCGCAAGGGTGGCACGGTCTCAATTCCTGGGGTCTATACCGCGCCACTTAGCGGCGTCCCCATGCATGCAGCCATGAACAAGGGCCTGACGATGAAAATGGGACAAACTCACATGCAGCACTACATGAAACCGCTGCTCGAGAAAGTAATCGCGGGAGAAATTGACCCGTCCTTTATCATCACGCACCGGGGAACGCTCGACGATGCGCCATCTCTTTACGAAACGTTTGATGCCCGCAGCGATGATTGCGTGAAAGTTGTTCTTACACCTTAG
- a CDS encoding BON domain-containing protein, producing the protein MKILQLAVGGLIFTVAGCDSKTPSTPVDDRDNTAVNARDVDGATITPMDQSNDSDDIDQVAAIRSAVLDLEDLSTNGRNVKIITDSGQVVLRGPVASDSERDAIVQVAERIAGSGNVNNQLEVETD; encoded by the coding sequence ATGAAAATATTGCAGTTAGCAGTCGGCGGATTGATTTTCACCGTGGCCGGTTGCGATTCCAAAACGCCGTCCACTCCTGTCGATGATCGCGACAACACTGCGGTCAATGCGAGGGATGTGGACGGTGCAACGATAACGCCAATGGATCAATCCAACGATTCAGATGACATCGACCAAGTGGCTGCGATTCGATCAGCCGTGTTAGATCTCGAAGACCTTTCGACCAATGGTCGCAACGTCAAGATCATCACCGACAGTGGACAAGTTGTTCTTCGCGGTCCAGTGGCTTCCGATTCCGAACGCGATGCGATTGTTCAAGTCGCGGAACGAATTGCCGGTTCTGGAAACGTCAACAACCAACTTGAAGTGGAAACGGACTGA
- a CDS encoding DUF1501 domain-containing protein yields MNNQNCVSYVTPTRREALFGLGAGLGSVAFSSLLQSADSQRASASKLHHPAKAKRCIFLMMEGGPSHIDTFDPKPELTKQHLRVFTRNGDRESAMSSGKRYFVKSPFDFIKAGESGADLCTQWSHLKSHVDDICFFRGAQVDSVNHPTACYQLNTGNQFGGDPAIGAWVTYGMGTSNENLPGFVVLPKTSYPQGGAGNWSNGFLPAGFQGTPLRAQGSPILNLNPPEGVSSTRQRLNLDLLDQLNRQHLAARPGRSDLEARLSSYELAYQMQTEVPGVLDLEGESQTTLDAYGIGKAKTDAFGRKCLLARRLVEKGVRFVQAYAGNWDSHDYIAKAHGSLIESVDQPIAALLEDLKDRGMLDDTLVVWCGEFGRTPDNGLRGGGQSYGRDHNSKAMTMWFAGGGCNAGHTIGATDEIGATAVEDVHHIRDVHVTLLRLLGLNDNKLTYYHAGRFKQLSQFGGKVIDKLIA; encoded by the coding sequence ATGAACAACCAGAACTGCGTTTCCTACGTGACTCCGACCCGGCGTGAGGCGTTGTTTGGACTCGGTGCCGGCCTTGGGTCCGTTGCGTTTTCATCGCTGCTACAAAGTGCGGATTCGCAACGAGCATCCGCTTCCAAGCTGCATCACCCCGCCAAAGCCAAACGTTGCATTTTTTTGATGATGGAAGGTGGTCCATCGCATATCGACACGTTTGATCCCAAGCCAGAACTGACGAAACAACACTTGCGGGTGTTCACTCGGAACGGTGATCGGGAAAGCGCCATGTCGTCGGGAAAGCGTTACTTTGTGAAGAGTCCGTTTGACTTTATCAAAGCTGGCGAAAGCGGTGCCGACCTATGCACGCAGTGGTCGCACCTAAAATCACACGTTGACGACATCTGCTTCTTTCGCGGTGCACAAGTTGATTCGGTCAATCACCCGACGGCATGCTACCAGCTCAACACGGGTAATCAATTTGGCGGCGACCCCGCAATCGGCGCGTGGGTCACCTATGGGATGGGCACGTCAAACGAAAACTTGCCTGGCTTCGTTGTGCTGCCGAAAACCAGTTACCCGCAGGGCGGAGCTGGCAATTGGTCCAATGGATTCCTTCCGGCCGGTTTTCAAGGCACACCTTTGAGAGCCCAGGGTAGCCCTATTCTTAACTTGAATCCTCCCGAAGGCGTTTCGAGTACGCGTCAACGCTTGAACCTGGATTTGTTGGATCAACTTAATCGCCAACATCTTGCCGCTCGCCCCGGCCGAAGCGATTTGGAAGCGCGTTTGTCGAGCTACGAATTGGCCTATCAAATGCAAACGGAAGTTCCAGGCGTTCTCGATCTTGAAGGCGAATCACAAACCACGCTGGATGCTTACGGAATCGGCAAGGCTAAAACAGACGCTTTTGGTCGCAAGTGCTTATTGGCTCGTCGACTTGTGGAAAAAGGCGTTCGCTTTGTTCAGGCCTATGCCGGTAACTGGGATAGTCATGATTACATCGCAAAGGCACATGGGTCACTGATCGAATCAGTCGATCAACCCATCGCGGCTTTGCTAGAGGACTTGAAAGATCGAGGGATGCTCGACGACACCTTGGTGGTTTGGTGCGGCGAATTTGGCCGGACGCCAGACAATGGCCTTCGAGGCGGCGGTCAATCGTACGGTCGCGACCATAATTCAAAAGCGATGACCATGTGGTTTGCCGGAGGCGGATGCAATGCGGGACATACCATCGGCGCGACAGACGAAATCGGTGCCACGGCAGTTGAAGACGTGCATCACATTCGCGATGTTCACGTCACCCTATTACGCCTCCTCGGACTCAACGATAACAAACTGACCTACTATCACGCCGGTCGTTTTAAACAGCTAAGTCAATTCGGCGGCAAGGTAATCGACAAGCTCATCGCCTAG
- a CDS encoding PSD1 and planctomycete cytochrome C domain-containing protein, translating to MNKQILSLIFVGTVATLGVSFHDLRSTGEVFADDGLNDQALDQEESEILFARYIAPLLREKCFGCHGSDPDSVEGSLDVRSLAGIMEGGDSEEPAIVAGKAELSALYLAATRQSDDWTQMPPKESEQLSPQELDWLRDWINTGAVWPREDRVRQIQDQYAEGERVLTSKALSEDWQNRRYEPPKLWAYRPLKLATVPPGEHPVDWFINRQLLITQLPSAPPAEASKLVRRITFGLTGLPPLPRDVEEFASKYERDPDSAVRNYVTRLMKSPHFGEHFGLHWLDVVRYADSAGFANDYSRPNAWRYRDYVVRAFNDDKPYNDFVREQIAGDEIDDEDPEHLIATGFLRMGPWEQTSMSVFKETRQQWLDDVTDSVGQTFLGHAMQCCKCHDHKFDPVPTRDYYSMMAVFSTTQFAERRARFLSSENKSGFEESAEWVTAKIAAYQRQLAELNQSVSKNRKAETGSAKVGDNGLAPGDEASQSRLMKNIQRHQWELDRTKPIALAVYTGATVQRKSVNGRILLPNSPWNSGEVPTDTILTGGSAYALGDTVVPGALSAAETLAGFTHAPFPGGKGKRRLALADWITNPQNPLTARVMVNRVWSWHFGKGLAANPNNLGGTGGSPTHPELLDYLAAWFMEHNWSVKQLNELIMTSSTYRRSSQHPDPDREAELDPNQTLYASFLPRRLTAEELRDAMLWASDELNRQVGGIPARPDMNLEVAFQPRQIMGGTASVYEPDPLPSQRNRRSLYAEKLRGLRDPFLESFNQPGPDKSCELRETSTVAPQALTLFNSDEVLDRAFGLAVRLAQEKRDDVATIHRAFELTLGRTPSSDESAACIEHWVNATDEEANKSYTRKNLPSKIQRTAMAEKTGEPYSFEEEMPAYQAYQPDVEPADLDASTRGLAQVCLVLFNLNEFAYLD from the coding sequence ATGAACAAGCAAATTCTCAGTCTTATCTTTGTCGGCACCGTTGCGACGCTCGGCGTAAGCTTTCACGACTTGCGTTCAACGGGCGAAGTGTTTGCCGACGACGGTCTTAACGATCAGGCACTCGACCAAGAAGAATCCGAGATCCTGTTCGCCCGATATATCGCACCGCTGCTTCGTGAAAAGTGTTTTGGATGCCATGGCAGCGATCCTGATTCCGTCGAAGGATCTCTGGATGTTCGCTCACTTGCGGGGATCATGGAAGGCGGCGACAGTGAAGAACCGGCGATCGTGGCGGGTAAAGCTGAACTGAGTGCCTTGTACTTGGCGGCAACGCGGCAAAGCGATGATTGGACTCAGATGCCGCCAAAGGAATCCGAGCAACTTTCGCCGCAGGAACTCGATTGGCTGCGAGATTGGATTAACACTGGCGCGGTATGGCCGCGTGAGGACCGAGTACGGCAGATTCAAGATCAGTATGCCGAAGGCGAGCGGGTCCTAACGTCCAAGGCACTTTCCGAGGATTGGCAAAACCGAAGGTATGAGCCTCCTAAGCTTTGGGCCTACCGGCCGCTGAAGCTTGCAACGGTCCCGCCCGGCGAGCATCCCGTCGACTGGTTCATCAATCGTCAACTCTTAATAACTCAGTTGCCCTCCGCCCCGCCGGCTGAGGCCAGCAAGCTAGTTCGACGAATCACTTTTGGTTTAACCGGCTTGCCGCCCTTGCCTCGCGACGTTGAAGAATTTGCTTCGAAGTACGAGCGTGATCCGGATTCAGCCGTTCGCAATTATGTAACTCGATTGATGAAGTCACCTCACTTTGGTGAGCACTTTGGATTGCATTGGCTCGATGTGGTGCGCTACGCGGACTCGGCTGGTTTTGCCAATGACTACAGCCGACCCAATGCCTGGCGGTACCGCGACTACGTCGTGCGAGCGTTCAACGACGACAAGCCATACAACGATTTTGTCCGCGAACAGATTGCCGGCGACGAGATCGACGACGAAGATCCCGAGCATTTGATCGCGACGGGATTCCTGCGAATGGGCCCGTGGGAACAAACCAGCATGAGCGTTTTCAAAGAAACTCGCCAGCAATGGTTGGATGATGTCACCGATTCGGTGGGTCAAACTTTTCTCGGGCATGCGATGCAGTGTTGCAAGTGCCATGACCACAAGTTCGATCCCGTTCCGACGCGCGACTATTATTCCATGATGGCGGTATTCTCCACGACACAGTTCGCCGAGCGTCGCGCCCGCTTCTTAAGCTCCGAGAACAAATCCGGTTTTGAAGAATCCGCTGAATGGGTCACGGCCAAGATCGCTGCCTATCAACGGCAACTCGCTGAACTCAACCAAAGCGTCTCGAAAAATCGCAAAGCTGAAACCGGTAGTGCAAAGGTCGGCGACAATGGACTGGCCCCCGGCGATGAAGCATCGCAAAGCCGATTGATGAAAAACATCCAACGACATCAATGGGAACTCGACCGAACCAAGCCAATCGCATTGGCGGTCTACACGGGTGCGACGGTTCAAAGGAAAAGTGTTAACGGCCGCATTTTGCTACCCAATTCGCCTTGGAACTCTGGTGAGGTGCCAACCGACACGATCCTCACCGGCGGTAGCGCGTACGCTCTAGGCGATACCGTCGTTCCGGGTGCTCTAAGTGCTGCCGAAACGCTCGCTGGCTTCACGCATGCTCCGTTCCCCGGCGGGAAAGGAAAGCGTCGTCTTGCGTTGGCGGATTGGATAACCAACCCTCAAAATCCGTTGACCGCGCGAGTCATGGTCAATCGAGTTTGGTCATGGCACTTCGGCAAAGGGTTGGCTGCCAATCCGAACAATCTTGGCGGCACGGGTGGCTCCCCAACGCATCCCGAGTTGCTGGACTACCTTGCCGCATGGTTCATGGAACACAACTGGTCCGTTAAGCAGCTCAACGAGCTCATCATGACGTCCAGCACGTATCGCCGAAGCAGTCAGCATCCCGATCCCGACCGGGAAGCTGAACTTGATCCCAATCAAACTCTCTATGCTTCCTTTTTGCCACGACGGCTGACGGCGGAAGAACTGCGTGACGCAATGCTTTGGGCAAGCGATGAGTTGAATCGACAAGTGGGAGGCATCCCGGCGCGGCCCGACATGAACCTGGAGGTTGCGTTTCAGCCACGTCAAATCATGGGGGGCACGGCTTCCGTTTACGAGCCTGATCCTCTGCCGAGTCAAAGGAATCGTCGCAGTCTTTACGCGGAAAAGTTGCGAGGATTGCGTGACCCCTTCTTGGAATCCTTCAATCAACCAGGGCCAGACAAGTCGTGCGAACTGCGGGAAACCTCGACCGTCGCTCCCCAAGCCTTGACACTTTTTAATTCCGACGAGGTGCTTGACCGTGCCTTCGGTCTGGCGGTTCGGCTAGCCCAAGAAAAACGTGACGACGTTGCTACGATTCATCGAGCGTTCGAGCTGACTTTAGGTCGCACCCCTAGCAGCGATGAATCTGCAGCATGCATTGAACATTGGGTGAATGCAACTGACGAAGAAGCAAATAAGTCATACACAAGGAAGAACCTTCCCAGCAAGATTCAACGGACCGCGATGGCGGAAAAAACAGGCGAACCGTACAGCTTCGAAGAAGAAATGCCCGCCTACCAAGCGTACCAACCCGATGTCGAACCGGCTGATTTGGACGCGAGCACACGGGGGCTCGCGCAGGTGTGCTTGGTGCTGTTTAACCTGAACGAATTCGCTTACCTGGACTGA
- a CDS encoding DUF1569 domain-containing protein, with product MAKESQKRPLRFESLDDIIQEANQLLHTGYVSRGNWTLGQACFHLAEWTRFPMDGFPRPPFVLRLVFSAMKGLGIIKRMEATLLTEGFKAGTPTAPQTVVPSNEMTDQAGVDQLTEVIHRMKHFDGPLQPSPLFGVMDREVWTKVTLLHAAHHLAFLEPK from the coding sequence ATGGCTAAGGAATCACAGAAACGACCGCTTCGATTTGAATCACTCGACGATATCATCCAGGAAGCAAATCAACTACTTCATACTGGCTACGTTTCCCGCGGGAACTGGACTTTGGGCCAAGCGTGCTTTCACTTGGCCGAGTGGACGCGGTTTCCGATGGACGGATTTCCTCGCCCTCCTTTCGTGCTTCGCCTTGTTTTTTCAGCAATGAAAGGGCTTGGAATCATTAAGCGAATGGAAGCCACTCTGCTCACCGAAGGCTTCAAAGCCGGCACCCCCACGGCACCTCAGACAGTGGTCCCGTCCAACGAAATGACCGATCAGGCGGGAGTCGACCAACTCACCGAAGTTATCCATCGCATGAAGCACTTTGATGGCCCGCTTCAACCCTCTCCACTTTTCGGCGTAATGGATCGCGAAGTCTGGACCAAGGTCACTCTGCTTCACGCCGCTCATCACCTTGCCTTCCTTGAACCAAAATAG
- a CDS encoding SMP-30/gluconolactonase/LRE family protein, producing the protein MPVTFADQPTTIHHADVFVGKPTILQEQGAGEGPVWHDTLGLLTSGEGNINRRNLDGTSSVYLADSGSNGLLFDRQGRLIICEAQNRRITRREQDGSITVLADQYENMKFNQPNDLTIDSQNRIYFSDPQYGDRQHMEMLDASGKKVEGIYRIDLDGQVTRIIAHEVDRPNGLIITADDKFLFVADNNNALGGARKLWRFAMNKDGTPDIDSQTLIYDWGTTRGPDGMKLDRDGRLYVAAGLNEPHLPQETADPPTAGIYVFSSEGKQIDFVAIPRDETTNCAFGGNDGQTLFVTAGGSLWSVRTAAPGYQIR; encoded by the coding sequence ATGCCGGTCACTTTCGCTGACCAACCCACTACGATTCATCATGCCGACGTTTTCGTGGGGAAACCGACCATACTACAGGAACAAGGTGCAGGTGAGGGACCGGTGTGGCACGATACTCTCGGCTTGCTAACGAGTGGTGAGGGCAATATCAACCGTCGTAACCTTGACGGTACATCGTCAGTTTACCTCGCTGATTCTGGGTCTAACGGTTTGCTATTTGATCGCCAAGGTAGGCTGATCATTTGTGAGGCCCAGAACCGACGCATCACTCGGCGGGAACAGGATGGGTCAATCACCGTCTTGGCAGATCAGTATGAGAACATGAAGTTCAACCAGCCCAATGATCTCACGATTGACTCCCAGAACCGGATTTACTTTTCGGATCCCCAGTACGGAGATCGTCAACACATGGAAATGCTTGACGCATCGGGCAAGAAGGTCGAAGGAATCTATCGCATCGATCTCGATGGGCAAGTCACACGCATCATTGCTCACGAAGTTGACCGTCCCAACGGCTTGATTATTACCGCGGATGATAAGTTTTTGTTTGTCGCCGACAACAACAATGCTTTGGGTGGTGCCCGCAAGCTATGGCGATTCGCGATGAACAAAGACGGCACGCCGGACATCGATAGCCAGACACTTATTTATGATTGGGGAACCACGCGTGGTCCCGATGGAATGAAGCTTGACCGAGACGGTCGTCTGTACGTCGCCGCAGGCCTGAATGAACCTCACCTTCCGCAAGAAACCGCAGACCCACCCACCGCCGGCATCTATGTCTTTTCGAGCGAAGGCAAGCAGATTGACTTTGTTGCCATTCCTCGGGATGAAACCACCAACTGCGCCTTCGGCGGGAACGACGGGCAAACTCTTTTTGTGACCGCAGGCGGATCACTGTGGAGCGTTCGCACGGCGGCCCCGGGTTATCAAATTCGATAG
- a CDS encoding group II truncated hemoglobin, producing the protein MDDSTTYTRLGGEARVRQLVDRFYDLMSELPEAATIRKMHADDLTESRDKLFKFLSGFWGGPSLYVQQYGHPMLRARHLKFPIGESERDQWLMCMNQAVDDLVEDSQLAAQLKQRFLLTADHMRNKQG; encoded by the coding sequence ATGGACGATTCAACAACATACACCAGGCTCGGCGGCGAAGCACGTGTCAGGCAACTTGTCGACCGGTTTTATGACCTCATGTCCGAGTTGCCTGAGGCGGCAACGATCCGCAAGATGCATGCGGACGATCTTACTGAATCTCGCGACAAGCTGTTCAAGTTTCTCAGTGGATTTTGGGGTGGGCCGTCGTTGTATGTTCAGCAGTACGGGCATCCCATGTTGCGAGCGAGGCACCTGAAGTTTCCGATCGGCGAGAGCGAGAGGGACCAATGGTTGATGTGTATGAATCAAGCCGTTGACGACTTAGTCGAGGACAGCCAACTCGCCGCGCAGTTGAAGCAACGGTTTCTTCTTACCGCGGACCACATGCGTAATAAGCAAGGCTAA
- a CDS encoding Hsp20/alpha crystallin family protein → MKNMTRSLSNQALGSVGRDLESFFDQLFSPSEIANGSAATTWMPGVTIWEEADTFGLEMELPGMTMDNIDVTFDDGRLTVHAKRERQESEGRTYRYDDRGWGEVTRAVRVPETVDPDSIEATYANGVLHIQLSKRPEVLPRKIEIKAN, encoded by the coding sequence ATGAAAAATATGACACGTTCGCTTTCCAATCAAGCACTCGGTTCGGTCGGTCGCGATTTGGAGAGCTTCTTTGACCAACTTTTTAGCCCATCGGAAATTGCCAACGGCTCCGCTGCAACCACCTGGATGCCAGGCGTGACGATTTGGGAAGAGGCCGACACGTTCGGGTTGGAAATGGAATTGCCCGGAATGACGATGGATAACATCGACGTCACTTTCGATGATGGTCGATTGACGGTACATGCCAAACGAGAACGGCAAGAGTCGGAAGGGCGTACCTATCGCTACGACGATCGTGGTTGGGGTGAAGTCACTCGTGCCGTCAGGGTTCCCGAAACCGTCGATCCAGATTCGATCGAAGCGACCTATGCCAATGGAGTGCTGCACATCCAATTGAGCAAGCGACCAGAGGTATTGCCTCGTAAGATCGAAATCAAAGCCAACTGA
- a CDS encoding nucleoside monophosphate kinase, with product MDDKAQLPPNTFYVEVSGAGLPEVDGLFVPSTAPPTKSESGTVSSPGYWNGKMAWDRADGKSARSPALSYSNSYQSWRICRLDGHLAYDITGDEELPPTDRAWHVYKKGVAPAPNVVLHHYDPREPCPHPNVVFVLGGPGAGKGTMCELAQSQLGWTHLSAGDLLRTELDGGGPNAATIREFTTAGKLVPNHIVVAILRGAMERITRTTGKNNFLLDGFPRSLGNLEGWYEIFGRDSELPKMLYFECPYAVLEKRILSRAKYTGRSDDNVVSLKQRFDTFKEETLPTVELFRSKGKCVEVDTSQDRQAVYALVAEHLAPHTNQTLAAKPLSERAEMLLGLRPFPKD from the coding sequence ATGGATGACAAGGCACAGCTTCCCCCGAATACTTTCTATGTGGAGGTTTCGGGGGCTGGACTTCCCGAGGTGGACGGCCTTTTTGTTCCATCCACGGCTCCGCCGACCAAGTCAGAATCGGGCACGGTATCGAGTCCGGGCTATTGGAACGGCAAAATGGCATGGGATCGGGCAGACGGTAAGTCGGCTCGTAGCCCAGCGCTTTCTTATTCTAATAGCTATCAGTCGTGGCGCATTTGTCGACTTGATGGGCATCTGGCCTACGATATTACTGGCGACGAAGAATTGCCGCCGACCGATAGAGCATGGCACGTGTATAAGAAGGGCGTTGCACCGGCTCCCAATGTGGTCTTGCATCACTATGACCCAAGAGAACCGTGTCCTCACCCGAACGTCGTATTTGTCCTCGGCGGGCCTGGCGCCGGCAAAGGGACTATGTGCGAACTTGCCCAATCGCAACTTGGTTGGACTCACCTATCCGCGGGTGATCTTTTGCGTACGGAACTGGACGGCGGCGGACCGAACGCGGCAACTATCCGGGAATTCACGACCGCTGGGAAATTGGTTCCCAATCATATTGTCGTTGCCATTCTTCGCGGTGCGATGGAAAGGATTACCCGGACGACTGGCAAGAACAACTTTTTGCTGGACGGGTTTCCTCGTTCACTTGGCAACTTAGAAGGCTGGTACGAAATCTTTGGTCGCGATTCGGAACTGCCAAAGATGTTGTATTTCGAATGCCCTTATGCCGTTTTGGAAAAGCGGATTTTAAGCCGAGCGAAATACACTGGACGCAGCGATGACAATGTCGTCAGTCTTAAGCAGAGGTTTGATACCTTTAAGGAAGAAACGCTCCCCACCGTTGAACTTTTTCGAAGCAAAGGGAAATGCGTCGAAGTGGACACCAGCCAAGACCGTCAGGCTGTCTATGCATTGGTTGCTGAGCATTTGGCCCCGCACACCAATCAAACGCTCGCGGCGAAACCTTTATCTGAAAGAGCCGAGATGTTGCTCGGACTGCGACCGTTTCCCAAAGACTAG